The sequence CTTCGACGCCGCGCTCGACGCCGGCCACGAGGGTGTGATGGTCAAATCGCTCACCGGCCCGTACGCGGCCGGACGGCGCGGAAAGGGTTGGCAGAAGGTCAAACCCGTGCACACCTTCGATCTCGTGGTGCTCGCGGCCGAATGGGGTTCCGGGCGGCGAACCGGATTCCTGTCCAATCTCCATCTGGGCGCGCGTGATCCGGACGGTGGGCCGCCGGTGATGGTCGGCAAGACGTTCAAAGGGCTCAGCGACGCGCTGCTGCAGTGGCAGACCGACGAGTTCCCGCGCCACGAGATCCGACGTGACTCCTACACCGTGTACCTACGCCCGAGCTCGTCGTCGAGATCGAACTCGACGGCGTGCAACGAAGTTCGCGATATCCAGGTGGCGTGGCCCTGCGGTTCGCGCGCGTGGTGCGGTACCGGCCCGACAAGACGCCTGCCGAGGCGGACACCATCGACGCCATCCGTGCGAAGTTGCCGTGACCTTCGAGGCTCGCTTCGCTCGCACTTGAGGGAACGGGGTGGTCGTTTCGCTCGCACTTGAGGGAACGGGGTGGTCGTTTCGCTCGCACTTGAGGGAACGGGGTGGTCGTTTCGCTCGCGCTGCTTGTTCCCTGAGGAGCGAGCCTGCGAGCGTCTCGAAGGGTCAGGTCAGCGGCAGCTGTGCGACCACCGGGCCGGTCGGTTGCGTCGAGCCGCCGGGGGGTTCGACGGTGAACGCCAGCGACGTGGCGTCGCCGATCCCGTTGATCACCGCTGTCGTCGACGGCGCGACGTCCTTGTCGGTCATCGTGCCCGCCGAGGTCTCACCGTCGGGGCCGTACAGCCACATCTGATAGACGGTTCCCGGCTGTGGCGGCGGCACATCGTTCATCACGAGCACGCCGGACCCGGTCGACGGTGAGTACGTGACCGTGGCATGTCCCGTGGCGACTGCTCCGGACGATGTGCGGACGTCCTTGGCGGAGAAGACCTGCTCGGCGGTGGGCGGTTGTGGCTCGTCCGAACTCGACGAAGCACCGATCACCCACCCGACCGCCCCGATCGCGACCGCCACGACGGCAGCCGCCGCGAGGTAGGCGACACGGCGGCGGCGGTGCAGCGCTGTGACGGTGGCCGTGCGGCCCTCGGCCTGCGGTGCGCCGGTGGCCCCGTCTGCGTCGGCGGACTCGGCGCGGGCAGCGGCAAGGACGCGCTCCCGTAGCGTGTCGGGCGGTGCGGCCGCGGTAGCCTCGCTCACGCGGGCCATCGCCTCGCGGGTCGCTCGGACCTGCCGGTGGAACTCGTCCCGGATCTCCGGCGCAGCTTCGTCCGCTTCCCGCGTCACCGCGTCGAGTTCAGGGCCGTGCATCGCGTTCAATCCGACCACGGGTGCGAGGTCGAGCAGTTCGTCGTCAGGCATCACGGTCCCCCAGACACCGGCGCAGACGTTTCATCCCGTCGCGAATTCTCGATTTCACGGTCGGTAGCGCGACCGTGAGGCGCTCGGCGACCTCTCGGTACGAGAGGCCGTGATAGTAGGCGAGATCCACCGATTGCCGTTGGACGTCGGTCAGGGTCTCCAGGCAGCCGACCACCTCGCGGGTGGTCTCCCGCGTGGCGACGGTATCGATGACCTGATCGAAACTCGCGCGCGTGTCCTCGAGTCCGTAGGCGACGTCGCGGCGGGTGGCCGCGGATTCCGATCGCACCCGGTCGACGGCCCGGCGATGCGCCAGCGTGATCAACCAGGAGAGCGCCGAGCCGGCCTGCGGATCGAACGAACTCGCCGATCGCCACACCTGGAGGAAGACCTCCTGCGTGGTCTCCTCGCTGTAGCCGGGATCGCGGAGCACGCGCAGCACCATGCCGTACACACGGTCGCACGTTAGGTCGTAGAACCGGGCGAAGGCGTCGGCATCACCCGATCCGATCCGGTCGAGCAGCGCGGCCAGCGCAGCGACATCGGATGAGGAATCGGCAGTCACCGTGCGCGCTCCGTGGTCATCGTCGAACAGCCTATCCGGCCGGTGCCGGGTGCTCAACGATCCGAGGGGTGTCATGGCGTGGTCCGCTGTGGCGGCCGGGGCAGGAAGTACGAGGTGCGTTCCTGATAGGCCCGGTACCCGGGACGCCGACTCATCGACTTCTCCAGCAGGCGCGCCCCGGTGGCGTACACGAGGAAGTAGGTCATGGCGACCGGGGAGAGAACGGTGAGCACTCCGGGCCACGCACTCGCGGAGATGAGCCACAGACCCCACCACACGCTCGCGTCGCCGAAGTAGTTCGGATGCCGGGTCCACGACCACAGTCCGCGGTCCATGATGCGGACCTTGTTGGCCGGGTCGGCCTTGAAGCGTCGAAGCTGGGCATCACCGACGGCCTCGAAGACAAGGCCGAGTAGCCACAGGCCGCACCCCGCGGCCAGGACCACGACCCAGATCCCGTCGGTGGGACCGGTCACCGCGGACACCTGGATCGGCAGCGAGACGAACCACTGGGAGATGCCCTGGGTGGCAAAGATCTTGCGGGCCACCACAACGAGGCCGGTGCCGCCGGCGCGCTCCAGCAGGTCGATGTAGCGCGGGTCCTCACCCTTCCCGGCCGACTTCATGTGCATGTGCCAGGCCAGTCGCAAACCCCAGATGGCGACCAACGCGGCCAGCAGCCATCGGCGCAGCGGGTCGCCGGGACCGAGGATCAGCGACAACACCGCGATCCCCACGAATCCGAGGCCCCATGCGACGTCGACGACGTTGTAGCGACCGATGCGATGCCCGATCGCCATCGTCACGCCGTGCAGGACGACGAGGAAGATGAGGGAGGCGCCGGCGATCACACCGAACGCGGCCCAGCCGTGCAGCCCGGAGATCATCGCGTGTTCCGCCGCTCGCGGTCGCGGGCGAACACCAGCTGATGCACGTCGAGGTAACCCGATCGGAATCCGGCCTCCGAATACGCGAGGTAGAACTCCCACATCCGCATGAAGATGCCGTCGAAATCGAGCTCGGCGACGTCGTCATGCCGGGCGACAAACCGCTCGCGCCACAGCCGGAGGGTCTCCGCGTAGTGGTCGCCCATGGCCAGTACGTCGACCAGACGGAGGTCGGTGTGCTGTTGTGTCACGCCGTCGAGCGCGCGCAACGACGGCAACTGGCCGCCCGGGAAGATGTACTTGTGCACCCAGGTGTAGGTGTTGCGCGACGCCGACATCCGGTCATGGGGCATGGTGATCGCCTGGATCGCCACCCGCCCGCCGGGCGCCAGGACGCGATCGATGGTGTCGAAGTAGGTGGGCCAGTACTTCTCGCCGACCGCTTCGATCATCTCCACCGACACCACGGCATCGAACTCGCCGTCGACCTGGCGGTAGTCGAGGAGGTCGACGGTGACGCGGTCGGCGAAGCCGGCGTCGGCGATCCGTTGCCGGGCCAATTCCTGCTGCTCCACCGACAACGTGACCGAACGGACGACGGCGCCACGGGCCGCGGCCCGCAGGCACAGTTCACCCCAACCCGTCCCGACCTCGAGGACCCGGCTTCCCGGGCCGACGCCGGCGAGGTCGAGCAGCCGGTCGATCTTGCGCCGCTGCCCGTCGGCGAGTCTCGACCACGGTGGTCGGGTGCCCGGTGTCAGATCGTCGAAGAGCGCGCTCGAGTAGGTCATCGTGTCGTCGAGAAAGGTGGCGAACAGATCGTTGGAGAGGTCGTAGTGCCGCGCGATGTTGGTGCGCGTGTTGGCTGTCGTGTTCTCCTCGGAAGGGGGCTGACTCGGCAGCACCGCGGACCGCAAGATCTGCAGCGGACGCGGGATGAGGTCGGCCATCCGGGCGGCGAACGGTGTGAGGACACCGACGAGGTCGTCGGTGGTCCAGTCCCCGGCCATGAAGGCCTCGCCGAACCCGATGAGACCGTCGGCACCCACGCGGCGCATGAACGCGTCCGGGCGCCGGATGATCATCCGCGGTTGGACGCCGGCGCGGCGTATCCCCGACAACGCGCCGTCAGGGTATTCGATCCGTACGTCTACACGTCGTGACGCGGACCGGAACAACCACGCGGCCGCCGAACTGCGCAGAGCCGCGGTCGGGCCGTCGGGCACCCGCGCGACGTCGGGCCACCGGGCAGCTTCATCGGGCGGAAAGTCGTTGGGGAAGTTGCGAATCGGAGCGTTCATCGTCGTTCCTTCCGGCAGGTCGCGGCAGTGGAGATGGTGGTTGTCTTCTCATGGTCGGGACGGGTGGCAACGGGTAGACGCCTGAGCCACAGCCGGATTCCGTGCCAGCGGATGCGGGCCGCCACGACCAGGGGCGCGAGCGGGGTGCGCAGTTGGGTGACCAGGATGGAGCTCGCCCGGGCGGGGCGGGCGCGGCCCGTCAGCGCGGCGACGAACGGTCCGTGCCCGGGGCGATCGAGGGTAACCGACACCGCTACCCGGCCGTCCGGCGACGGTGGTGGGAGGCGGAGCCGGTACGTGCCGCTCACATCGTTGAACGGGGACACGTAGAACTCCTTGTCCACCTGGGCATGCCCGGTGTCGTCGGGTGTGACGACGTAGGTGTGCCGCTCGCCGTAGGTGTTGTGCACCTCTGCGACGACACACGCCGGCGTGCCGTCGGTGTGATGACACCAGAACACGCTCAGCGGGTTGAAGACGTAGCCGGCCACCCGAGGCGACAGGAGGGCGATGATCTGCCCACTCGGCGGCGTGACGTCGGCGGCGATCAGGTGGGCGGTCAGCCGGTCGCGCAGGGTTTGGCCGGCAATCGGCTGCTCGGGGAAGTGGTCGGCGGGTTCGAAGCGGGCAAACGGACGCAGTGCCGGAGGTGGCGACGGTAGGTCGTCGATGTCGATCAGCCATGACGCGCTGCGGTGGACGAACGAATGCCGGATCGGAGTGGTACGGGTGTGCGAGATGCGGGTGGCCACCACCGAGGGGGTGGGATAGGGATTGCCGACCCCGCGCTCGTGCGCCGTTTCGCGTCGATCGGGTGCAGAATTCCGCAGACCGGGCGAAGGTCGTCGCTCGATCATCCGGCCGACCGAATCCTGCGCACGGTGGGCGAGAAACTGTGCCCGACAGGCGAGTTCTGGCGTCATGACGTCACCGGGGCGGTGGGCGTCACCCGAGTCGTGACTGCCCGCCGGCTCGCCCCGATTAGCTCGGCGGCGCGGGCACCGGAGAGAGCGCCGTCCTCGTGGAATCCCCACCCGTGGTACGCACCCGCGAAACGGATGACATCGGTCTCCGCTTCGGGCATCAGCGCTTGGGCGGCAACAGATTCGGTGGTGTAGACAGGATGCTCGTAGGTCATCTCGGCAAGCACCGACGACTCGTCAACGAGGTCGGTTCGACCGAGCGTGACAAGCATCCGGGGTTGCGTCGTCGGGAGGCGCATGAGTCGGGTCATGTCGTAGGTCACCGCGATCCCGGAACCGTCGAGCCCGGCCGGCGTCGCCGCGGTCCTGACGTCGCGGTTGATCGGCCGGTCGTCACGGATCTGGTAGTTCCACGAGGCGCGGGCCCGCTGGGCGCGGGGGAGGAGCGAGGTGTCGGTGTGCAGCACAGCATGTTTCGCGGAGTATCGGATCGCGGAGAGCGCGCGACGCTGTGCCGGCGTCGGGTCGCTCAGCATCGTCAACGCCTGGTGTGGGTGGGTGGCGATGACGACGGCGTCGAAGAGTTCGGTACCCGTCGGCCCGGCGGTGATCTCGACGCCGCCGTCGACGGGCGTCACTGATTCGACCGGTGACCCGGTGTGGATGGTTCCTCCGCGGCCGAGCACGCCGTCGGCGATCTTCTCGACGTAGCGGGCAGAGCCGCCCACCGCCGTTCGCCACGTGGGCGACCCGAACACCGACAACATCCCGTGATGGTCGAGGAACGTGAAGAGATAGCGGGCCGGGTACTCAGCGGCGACCTCGTCGTCGCACGACCAGACCGCGGCGACCAGCGGCAGCAGGAAGTTCTCGAGGAAGTAGTCGGAGAAGCCCTCGCGGGTGACGAACTCGCCCAGCGGTTCATCGGAGTCGGTGCCGTCGAGGAGCCGTCGCGCCGCGCGATGGAACCGGATCACTTCGCCGAGCATCAGCAGGTAGCGTCCGCGGGTCAGCGTGCGCGCGGTGGGGACAAGGCCCCGCACCCCGAGTGCGCCGGCGTACTCGAGGCCGGTGCTCTCCGATCGCACCGACATCGACATGTCGGTGGCCTGGGTGGCCACGCCGAGTTCGTCGAACATGCGCAGCAGAGTGGGATATGTGCGGTCGTTGTGCACGATGAAGCCGGTGTCGACCGAGAGCACCTCACCGTCGGGCATGGTGACGTCGTGCGTGTGGGCGTGTCCGCCGAGTCGGTGGTCGGACTCGAACAGGGTGACCCGGTGCTGTCCGGCCAGCAGATGGGCGGCGGTCAGCCCGGACACGCCGCCACCGACGACCGCGACGGACCGGGACGGTGATTGACTCATGCCCGTTGTTCGGAACTACCGGCAGTTCGGATGGGTCGGACCGGCCCGTGGCGCGCCCGCTGCGTGTGAGAGACGTCTCGTCAGTAGGCGGGGCGCTGCACAGGTGGTGGTCCGGCGGGCATGTATTCGTCCTTGGAGACGATCCGCGCACCGAGCGGCAGTAGCGACACCGGCACCATCTTGAAGCTGGCGATACCCAGGGGGATGCCGATGATGGTCAGGCACATGGCGATTCCCGTCGCGATGTGACCGATCGCCAGCCAGATCCCGGCCACCAGCAGCCAGATGATGTTGCCGATCAGCGACATCGCGCCGGCGGACGGTTTACGGACGACGGTCCGGCCGAACGGCCACAGCGCATAGTTCGCCATCCGGAACGATGCGATACCGAACGGGATGGTGATGATGAGGATGCAGCAGATGATCCCCGCCACCACGTAGCCGATGGCCATCCACACGCCACACAGCAGGAGCCAGATCACGTTGAGAACGGTCTTCATGTGACCATTGTCCGCCACCGTCGGCCGTGGTGTCGGGAAACTCGACCGCGGGTCTGTGCGGGCACCGCTCGTCACGACGGGTGCGGGGCTGCTCTCGCGGTTACCCTGACCCCATGGGCGATCGGGGACGCGAAGCCGTGTGGGCGGTGATCACCACGATCGTGCTGGTGGTCCGGCTGCTCGCGACCATCGCCCTGGTGTTGCTGGCGATCGGCTGGGTGGTGGTGGCCGTGCGCGGATCGTTGCGCAACGACTATCTGTGGCCGACGGTGATCACCGCGGGCGTGCTGTTGCTCAGCACCTATCTCTACAGCTTCCTGCGCGCCCGCTACCCCCGTCGCAACGGCTGGATCCCGTGAGGGCGGCGGGCGGCGGAGGTCAGGCGGAGCGGCCGAGCATGGCGAGCACCCGGGTCTGACGATCGGCATCGGCGGGCACCTCGACACCGGACTTGCACACTCCGTCGCCGTAGAGCGCGGGTCCGAAGCCGGCGGCCGCGGTCTCCATCATCTCCAGTTCGGCATCGGTGAATCGCAGGTCCCGCCCCGCCGCCGAGGCCACGTCCCATCGATGGGCCACCATGTCGAATCCGTAGAAGCGCAGCAGCGTCTCGCCGACGGTCGTCGGGCCGAAGTGGCCGTCGAAGGGTTTGGCCCCGACGGCGGGGTCGGTGAGACGGTCGCCGACGACGGTGCGGTGTGCCCGCCACGCGGCGGCCGGGTCGTCGAGGGAGGGACTCTCGCCGAGGTCGACGTCGTGGCGCGCCAAGAAGTCGCGCTGGGTCTCGATGACGTGGCCGACGACGTCGCGTGCGGTCCAGCCATCGCAGGGTGACGGAGCGGCCCACTGCTCGGGTGCGACGGCGTCGAGGACGTCGCCGAAGCCGGTCGCGAGCCGTACGTACTCGAGGGCCAGTGTCTGGGTGATGTCGGATGAAGTGGTCATGATGGAACCGTACGGAGAACAACCGGAGTGGGGCTTGATGAAATCCGACAGATCAGGTGACTCTGCGACACGTATCGACGACGTGGAGCGCGCGCATCTCGTCGACCCCGGCGACACGTCGTTCGAGATCGGCCGCTGGGCGCCGTCGCCGGACGTCACGGATCTCATCAGGCGATTCTGGGTGCCGATATGGTCGGTGCCCGCGGGGCGGTCGGCACCCCAGCGTGTACTGCAGTATCCGGTGTGCCTGGCGGTGGTGACCGCCGACTACGCGCGCTTCTACGGGGTCAACACCGGGTTGTCGGAGACCGAGCTGACCGGTCGGGGGTGGGCGATCGGGACGATGTTCGCACCGGCCGCCGGCGCCCTCGTCACCGGCGGAGCGGTGGCCGACTGGACCGACCGGTCCGCCGACCTCACCGAGGTGGCCGGCGACGCCGGTGCCGAGCTCACCGCGAACATCCGGTCGGTGATGACCGACGACCCGAATGACTCCGCGCGTCAGCATGACGCCACCGATCTGGTCGAGGCGTGGATCCGTCCACTGCTACCGGTCGACGACGACGGTCTGCTCGTCAATGCGATCGTCGAATTCGTCGAGAACGATTCCGCGGTGACCTCGGTGACCCAGATCTGCGAGCGCTTCCACCTCACCGAACGCAGCCTGCAGCGACTCACGCAGCGTCGGTTGGGACTGACGCCGAAATGGCTGATCCAGCGCCGCCGGCTGCAGGAGGCGGCGGAACGGCTCCGCGAATCGGGGACCACGCTGGCGACGATCGCGGCCGAACTCGGCTATGCCGACGAGGCTCACCTGGTGCGCGACTTCCGCACCGTCACCGGAATGACACCCGGGCAGTTTGCGGCGCGGTTCGACTGACGTCGGCGCAGGTGACGACCTGCGTGCGAGTGAGTGTCGGCCTCGACGGTTCCGGTCGCGCGCTAGTCTGACAGCACACAGGTCGTGTTGCCCGGACACAGGTGCAGCACACAACACGACCAGGTCAGGTGATCGACGGAGGACGTATGAGCGATTCTGCCTCGGCGTCCGCACGTGTCCGCCGAGCGTACGAGGACTTCCTCACGGGGATCACGCCGCCCGCGGACTCCGTCCGGTCGGTGGTCCGTGATTCATGGGTCCGTTCGGTCACGAAAGGTGTCAATCCGAGCGCGTCGGCGCCCGGGACCGGCACGACATCGATGACGGCGGCGGAGTTCGCCGAATACCGCGACGCTCACCCGATCACCGCAGTCCGCCCGCTCGTGCAGTCGCTCATGCTCGACGACATCGCCGATTCGGGTGTGGTGGTGGCACTGACCGATCAGGCCGGCCGTCTGCTCTGGGTGGAAGGTGCGACCGATGCCCGGGACAAGGCGGCCGACATCAACTTCATCGAGGGGTCGTTGTGGAGCGAAGAGGTCGCCGGCACCAATGCGCCGGGACTGGCGCTGGCCGTCGACCGTGGGGTGCAGGTAGTGGGCCCGAGCACTTCGCCGGACCGGTCCAGGAGTGGAGTTGTGCGGCTGCGCCGGTGCACGACCCGATCACCGGTCATGTCCTCGGGGTGATCGACGTGACCGGTGGCCGCGAGGTCGCGGCGCCGTTCGCGCTGGCCGCGGTGCGGTCGGTGGTGGCCGCGGTGGAGCGGGAAATGCAGTCGAGGGCAGTCGATCTCGCGGACCCGGCGTCATTCGATGCACCCGGTGAAGTGCGTATGACGGTGTTGGCGGGCAGCACCCATCGTTGGCGTCGTCGGGGAGACGGGACGGGCGAACGTACGCTGTCTCCGCGGCACGCGGAGATCCTGTTGCTCCTACAGGCCTACCCCGAAGGTCTCAGCACCGAACAGCTCGCGACGTTGCTCGCGGAGGATGCGCTCGACCCGGTGACGGTACGCGCCGAGATCTCCCGGCTGCGTAGGGATCTGGGTAACGATGTGGTCGCGTCGCGGCCTTACCGGCTGACCGCCGACCTGGTCTCCGATGTGTCCGAGATCCGTGATCGTGTCGCGCGCGGTGGCGAACTCGGGGCGGTGATCGACGACCTGGGCCGCGGTGGGCTGCTGGCCGAGTCGTCGGCTCCCGGGATCGTCGGGTTGTTCGAGGAGATCAGGGAAGACGTGCGGTCACGCGTGATCGCCGAGGGTGATGTGGGTGTCCTGCAGAAGTGGACGTCGTCGGTGCACGGTCGCGACGACCTGCAGGCGTGGCGGCGTCTCGAGCACCGCTTGGCGCCCGGGCATCCGAACAGGGTTCTCGCAGGAGGACGAATTCGCTTGCTGGACAAGCGATACGGCGTCTGAATCCGCGCGTCGGGTCAGGATACGCGCCGGGCGTGCAGGACGACGTCGTGGGTGTGTGCACCGCCGCCTGCGGCGACACCGCGTTCCCGTGTCTCGTGGGTGACCGTCGTCCACCCGTCGCCGAGGAGGGCCGCGACGTCATCGGGCTGGAAATAGTCGTCCGGGTTGCGCCCGTGAGCGCGAATACCTTCGGCTTCGTGGGACACCACCAGTAGGTGACCGTCCGGACCGACGGCGTCGAGGATCTTGCGCATGGTGCGGTCATCGGAACGGGCGACCGGGAAGTACTGAAGAGACACAAGACCGAACTCGACCCCGGGGATCTCGTCCTCGGTGAGGTCGGCCTGTAGCCAGGAGATCGACTCGCGGGCATCTGTCTCGCGGGCGCGATCAACGGCGACCTGGGAGATGTCGACGGCGGTCACCTGCCAGCCCCGGTCGGCGAGCCAGCGGGCATCGGCGCCCTCGCCGGATCCGACGTCGAGAGCTGTGCCCGGGGTGATGTCGGATGCCTCGGCGATGAGCGCGGGATTGACGTCTGAGGTCCACAGTCGGTCCGCGCTGCGGTACCGGTCATCCCATTCGGCTGCGCCGTCGAAATCGCCCGTGTTCTCGGTCATGATCCGACCGTACCTGTCGGAGTGACATGCGAACATATGTTCTATGCGAATCGAGCGGAAGGAGCGGCCGGAGGCGACGATATTGCACGCTGACCTGGACTCCTTCTATGCATCGGTCGAGCAGCGTGACGATCCGGAGCTGCGCGGCCGACCGGTGATCGTCGGCGGCGGGGTCGTCCTCGCCGCCAGCTACGAGGCAAAGGCGTGCGGTGTCCGGACCCCGATGCCCGGGCGGGAGGCGCGGGCGCTCTGTCCCCGGGCGATCGTGGTGAGCCCGCGTTTCGACGCATACATGGAGGCCAGCCGCGCGGTCTTCGAGATCTTCCACGACACCACGCCCGTGGTCGAGGGGATCTCCGTCGACGAGGCGTTTCTCGACGTCGGGGGCCTTCGGAGGGTGAGCGGCTCGCCGGTCGAGATCGCCACGCGGCTGCGTGCACGGGTCGCGACCGAGGTGGGCCTGCCGATCACGGTCGGGATCGCCCGGACGAAGTTCCTGTCGAAGGTCGCGAGTGCGGTCGGCAAACCCGACGGTCTGCTGGAGGTGGCACCCGGCACCGAACTCGACTTTCTCCATCCCCTTCCGGTGCGACGGCTCTGGGGCGTCGGAGCGATCACCGAGGCGAAACTCGCCGACGCCGGTATCACCTCCGTCGGCGACCTCGCGGCGTTCGGGAGCACGGCCTCTGCGGACTGCTCGGACCCGGCACGGGACGGCATCTCCACGCGTTGTCGATGGCGCGGGATCCACGGCGGGTGGAGACGGGCCGTCGTCGGCGATCGATCGGCTCCCAACGCGCGCTCGGGCGCAGGCCGAAG is a genomic window of Gordonia sp. SID5947 containing:
- a CDS encoding anti-sigma factor: MPDDELLDLAPVVGLNAMHGPELDAVTREADEAAPEIRDEFHRQVRATREAMARVSEATAAAPPDTLRERVLAAARAESADADGATGAPQAEGRTATVTALHRRRRVAYLAAAAVVAVAIGAVGWVIGASSSSDEPQPPTAEQVFSAKDVRTSSGAVATGHATVTYSPSTGSGVLVMNDVPPPQPGTVYQMWLYGPDGETSAGTMTDKDVAPSTTAVINGIGDATSLAFTVEPPGGSTQPTGPVVAQLPLT
- the sigK gene encoding ECF RNA polymerase sigma factor SigK, with translation MTADSSSDVAALAALLDRIGSGDADAFARFYDLTCDRVYGMVLRVLRDPGYSEETTQEVFLQVWRSASSFDPQAGSALSWLITLAHRRAVDRVRSESAATRRDVAYGLEDTRASFDQVIDTVATRETTREVVGCLETLTDVQRQSVDLAYYHGLSYREVAERLTVALPTVKSRIRDGMKRLRRCLGDRDA
- a CDS encoding DUF1295 domain-containing protein, which gives rise to MHGWAAFGVIAGASLIFLVVLHGVTMAIGHRIGRYNVVDVAWGLGFVGIAVLSLILGPGDPLRRWLLAALVAIWGLRLAWHMHMKSAGKGEDPRYIDLLERAGGTGLVVVARKIFATQGISQWFVSLPIQVSAVTGPTDGIWVVVLAAGCGLWLLGLVFEAVGDAQLRRFKADPANKVRIMDRGLWSWTRHPNYFGDASVWWGLWLISASAWPGVLTVLSPVAMTYFLVYATGARLLEKSMSRRPGYRAYQERTSYFLPRPPQRTTP
- a CDS encoding class I SAM-dependent methyltransferase, translating into MNAPIRNFPNDFPPDEAARWPDVARVPDGPTAALRSSAAAWLFRSASRRVDVRIEYPDGALSGIRRAGVQPRMIIRRPDAFMRRVGADGLIGFGEAFMAGDWTTDDLVGVLTPFAARMADLIPRPLQILRSAVLPSQPPSEENTTANTRTNIARHYDLSNDLFATFLDDTMTYSSALFDDLTPGTRPPWSRLADGQRRKIDRLLDLAGVGPGSRVLEVGTGWGELCLRAAARGAVVRSVTLSVEQQELARQRIADAGFADRVTVDLLDYRQVDGEFDAVVSVEMIEAVGEKYWPTYFDTIDRVLAPGGRVAIQAITMPHDRMSASRNTYTWVHKYIFPGGQLPSLRALDGVTQQHTDLRLVDVLAMGDHYAETLRLWRERFVARHDDVAELDFDGIFMRMWEFYLAYSEAGFRSGYLDVHQLVFARDRERRNTR
- a CDS encoding DUF1365 domain-containing protein translates to MTPELACRAQFLAHRAQDSVGRMIERRPSPGLRNSAPDRRETAHERGVGNPYPTPSVVATRISHTRTTPIRHSFVHRSASWLIDIDDLPSPPPALRPFARFEPADHFPEQPIAGQTLRDRLTAHLIAADVTPPSGQIIALLSPRVAGYVFNPLSVFWCHHTDGTPACVVAEVHNTYGERHTYVVTPDDTGHAQVDKEFYVSPFNDVSGTYRLRLPPPSPDGRVAVSVTLDRPGHGPFVAALTGRARPARASSILVTQLRTPLAPLVVAARIRWHGIRLWLRRLPVATRPDHEKTTTISTAATCRKERR
- a CDS encoding FAD-dependent oxidoreductase, which codes for MSQSPSRSVAVVGGGVSGLTAAHLLAGQHRVTLFESDHRLGGHAHTHDVTMPDGEVLSVDTGFIVHNDRTYPTLLRMFDELGVATQATDMSMSVRSESTGLEYAGALGVRGLVPTARTLTRGRYLLMLGEVIRFHRAARRLLDGTDSDEPLGEFVTREGFSDYFLENFLLPLVAAVWSCDDEVAAEYPARYLFTFLDHHGMLSVFGSPTWRTAVGGSARYVEKIADGVLGRGGTIHTGSPVESVTPVDGGVEITAGPTGTELFDAVVIATHPHQALTMLSDPTPAQRRALSAIRYSAKHAVLHTDTSLLPRAQRARASWNYQIRDDRPINRDVRTAATPAGLDGSGIAVTYDMTRLMRLPTTQPRMLVTLGRTDLVDESSVLAEMTYEHPVYTTESVAAQALMPEAETDVIRFAGAYHGWGFHEDGALSGARAAELIGASRRAVTTRVTPTAPVTS
- a CDS encoding YccF domain-containing protein — protein: MKTVLNVIWLLLCGVWMAIGYVVAGIICCILIITIPFGIASFRMANYALWPFGRTVVRKPSAGAMSLIGNIIWLLVAGIWLAIGHIATGIAMCLTIIGIPLGIASFKMVPVSLLPLGARIVSKDEYMPAGPPPVQRPAY
- a CDS encoding TIGR03086 family metal-binding protein → MTTSSDITQTLALEYVRLATGFGDVLDAVAPEQWAAPSPCDGWTARDVVGHVIETQRDFLARHDVDLGESPSLDDPAAAWRAHRTVVGDRLTDPAVGAKPFDGHFGPTTVGETLLRFYGFDMVAHRWDVASAAGRDLRFTDAELEMMETAAAGFGPALYGDGVCKSGVEVPADADRQTRVLAMLGRSA
- a CDS encoding helix-turn-helix domain-containing protein codes for the protein MKSDRSGDSATRIDDVERAHLVDPGDTSFEIGRWAPSPDVTDLIRRFWVPIWSVPAGRSAPQRVLQYPVCLAVVTADYARFYGVNTGLSETELTGRGWAIGTMFAPAAGALVTGGAVADWTDRSADLTEVAGDAGAELTANIRSVMTDDPNDSARQHDATDLVEAWIRPLLPVDDDGLLVNAIVEFVENDSAVTSVTQICERFHLTERSLQRLTQRRLGLTPKWLIQRRRLQEAAERLRESGTTLATIAAELGYADEAHLVRDFRTVTGMTPGQFAARFD
- a CDS encoding class I SAM-dependent methyltransferase, which codes for MTENTGDFDGAAEWDDRYRSADRLWTSDVNPALIAEASDITPGTALDVGSGEGADARWLADRGWQVTAVDISQVAVDRARETDARESISWLQADLTEDEIPGVEFGLVSLQYFPVARSDDRTMRKILDAVGPDGHLLVVSHEAEGIRAHGRNPDDYFQPDDVAALLGDGWTTVTHETRERGVAAGGGAHTHDVVLHARRVS